The sequence gaagtaaaaaaaattatttaattacaAAGTTTAGACTGCTCTGAAGTGTGATTTTATTCCTGGTTTCAAACAGAACAAAGATGGAAATCCTTCAGCTCCACAATGTATGTAAGTTATCTGGTTATCCTGCAGCTGAAATCTTACAAAGGCTGCTGACTATCACCCACTTTGCACAAGCAAAGCCTTCTCCTCCTGTTCAAACACTCCTGTTTCACAAACAGCACTGTTAATAATAGCACTGAAGGCTCAACAGGTGATGGAAATGTTTTCCTGTATTTGAATGAGATGTAATTACAACTTTGCTAAAACAAACCAGGCTCTGTTTATAATGGAAGTTAAAGCAGTCCCAAATCACTGTCCTGCATCCTCTGAGATGCTGAAGAGAACACAGCAGCTCCCAGATGTTTGACAGGACGTCATTGCAAATGTCTGCAgtcacacacatacatacaggaAACAAAGCAAGGCTTGTACCGACTTAACAGATTCACTATGAATTTCCTGCTCAGATTTGCTGGGAAAACCATGATTTACCAGTTTTAGACACCTCACAGGTTTACAGTGTAGACTGACTTTTTTCTGGACCACCTTTTCCCAAAGATGTATTAAACCACAACTCTTCCGGAGCAACCTATGAATCGCTTCTTTCACTGCCACTTTGTTTCTTTTCTGGATCAAGATAACTGCCTTCAAATAAAATCCtgtttttcattccttctttAAGCATTCTTTGCCGGATCCTTTGCTGGGCCAAGTTGTACCTGCAGTAAAACCTAGGGGAGGGGATGAAAAGGAAACACAATTCCCTGCTTTATATGAGTGGAAGGATCAAACCAGAGTCATTCAGGCAGCTGAAAAGTTGCAACCACATTGCTAGTAAAATTAAGCATGCTGCCTTTGGAATTAGGACAAGGATGGggtatgaaaaggaaaaaataattaagaaaaatggaaataagTGGGGGAATTGATAGCTTAGAATTCAAGAAACAATAGGAagcattttaaatatatataaacattCAAACACAGTGAAATGTTTTCCTTTAAAGAAGATAAGTATTTTggggagaaggaagaggatgCTTTGCTAGGCAGTTTTTTAAATGTGGTTTCAAAACCACCATGAAACACTGTTTCTGAAAACTGAAACACAGGGATCATGTTGTACCATTCAGTCAACATAGGCCTATCAAAATTGAAGAAGAATTTTACATACCAGTATCCTAACATTGTGCAAATATAGCTACCAACTGCAACATCACAAGATCTTTTAACTCTacctgaaagaaaaacaaaaaatcttATGAAAAGTTAGAAAAAACAACTTGTATGACTTCCCATTATTAATAACACCTAACAACAAATAGAAGATCTTTTTCttgcaaataaatatataaaacccAAAAGGAGTAAGTACTTACTAGTTGCTAAAAAATGTCCAAGACCCATAACTAAAGCCCCCAAGGAGCCATAGAGCACTGATTCTCGCGCACATGGGATATTTTTAACATCGAGAAATCCAAAGAGTTTAAAGGACTGtaagacaaaacaaacaaacaaaaaaacccataaatttaaaaaatcacttcTGTAGAAGTCTATGATGCCAACTCAACTGTAAAACTGACTTGTTATCTTAATAGTCAAGCATAACTAGTTGAGAACTTACTGTGTCTAGGGTTATAGATGACCAAAAGTGAACAGGTACAGATACATCAGGGATGTTTTTGGAAGAGTTAActattaatttatataatatagttTTGCACAAAACTGTTGATCCATCCTTTTCACTGAATATTACAAATTAACTACTTAATTTCTTACCTTTACATTCCCCCCAAAAAGAAGAGAGAAGACTCTTAAGAATCCAGGATTTTTGTTACATTGCAACAAAGAAGGAAGGCTACAATCAAATATGCAGTTAGTCATGACATGTAAGTTTAGTACCTGAAGCGAGCAAATGTGCTTGGAAAAAGTTAACTTACTGGAGAATGAGCATGTAGTAGAGAACCTAATACTGAATAAACATATTTAGAAACCTAACTAATTTATGACTTAACCCTATGTCTAGGCAGGGGCTGGGCACATGGGTCAGGGTCAAGGCGGCTGCCCCTCAGTAAGCCCTGAACATTTTTCTGCTGCCAATCCTTTGGTCAGGGATGGTGTAAAAACACATTTCAGTCTATTGTGCTTAAACCATTAGAGCATGAAGAATCATGTGTGCAATTGTAGCAAAATTCATCAAAAGTGAATGCTTTATTTTGTTGTGAAGGTATTCCACTTGGTCAAAGTAGATTTTGAAGATGGAGTACTACAATGCTCAACTGCTTGTGGAGAGCTCACAACTCTGTGGGAGAAATCATTGTGTCACTGTGGTAATGGGGATGGCAGGCATGGAAATCCCCAGCGTTAGTTTTATCCATATTCCCTCGGGACAGCCATCAGCTGTCCCTGTGTACAGGCGAGACAGAAAGGATGTGGTCTATGTTGGTCGAACCTCCTAATGAGTAATTTCAAGCGCTCTCCCATGGAAGAAGTCACTTGATATGTCGCTGTTGTTGGCTAAGAAGGTATTCCTGCTACATCCATGCAGCGTGATGCATCCTTTCAAAATAGCGTCTCacctgctgccaggctgggcaTCATTTGTTATGTCTCTGACCACTGCTGACCAGCGGCCTCACGGACCCTCCGGCCCCACCACCACGAGAAAGCCCCGGCGGGACCCGGGGGACCCAGCGCACACCCAAACGCCGCCCGCGCCCGTGGCccggcagagcaccagctgtgccGCGCGTTTCCGTGAATtgttccccagctatttcctcgGGCGCTGCAACAGCGGGGCGGGGCGGTGGGGGCACGGTCGCTGCTGCTCTGCAATGACCTCCCGTGTCCCCAGCGCGGGGCTGCGGCGGccagctcctcctcatcctcctcctcgtcctc comes from Melospiza melodia melodia isolate bMelMel2 chromosome 3, bMelMel2.pri, whole genome shotgun sequence and encodes:
- the LOC134415913 gene encoding cytochrome c oxidase assembly protein COX20, mitochondrial isoform X2; the encoded protein is MAGEGDSEPGKSFKLFGFLDVKNIPCARESVLYGSLGALVMGLGHFLATSRVKRSCDVAVGSYICTMLGYWFYCRYNLAQQRIRQRMLKEGMKNRILFEGSYLDPEKKQSGSERSDS
- the LOC134415913 gene encoding cytochrome c oxidase assembly protein COX20, mitochondrial isoform X1 — encoded protein: MTNCIFDCSLPSLLQCNKNPGFLRVFSLLFGGNVKSFKLFGFLDVKNIPCARESVLYGSLGALVMGLGHFLATSRVKRSCDVAVGSYICTMLGYWFYCRYNLAQQRIRQRMLKEGMKNRILFEGSYLDPEKKQSGSERSDS